A segment of the Panicum hallii strain FIL2 chromosome 1, PHallii_v3.1, whole genome shotgun sequence genome:
CCTAGCCCTAGACAAAGCAAAGGTAAATGGGCCGAAAGGCCCTCCTGGCCCATTATCAGTAATGGGCGAAGCTGAGGCGCCTCCTAGCTGACTCGAAACCGTGGAAGGCCAAGTGCCTCCCAAGGATGAGGTGGTTCCGTTGTGGAGAAGAGATCACCTGACGGTGCATTTAAAGCGCCCGCCGTACCACAATCGAGTGAGGCCTGTGGGCGGCGCGCCTTTCTCGTAAAACAATATGATTACGGGGGAGGCGTGCTCTCAGACGGCATGGCGACCGGAACAAGGGGAGCCTCCCCTCCCGGGTCATGTCGCGTCATCTGGCGATGGGCAGTGGGGTGGCCCCCGCCACTCCACCTCCCGGGTCATGTTGCGTCATCTGACGATGGGCAGTGGGGTGGCCCCCACCACTCCACCTCCCGGGTCCATTCAGGACGTCACGACTTCCTCAGAGTGGTTGAACTCAGCGCCGCATGTGAGGCGGCACTCATCGTCGTGCCGGTGTAGAACCACACCGGACGGAGGCGAGCCTGGAGCGGAGCAAGGCGGTGAAGGAAGAAATCCATCCCCACCATCGCGGCTGACAACCCGCTCCGGCGTAGCTGGGCGAATTGGGCTAGGACCGGGTCCCATCCAGCCCCTAGAACCGACGCATCCGTCCAGGCGTGGGTGCTCGACGGCGGGCTGgagaggaggtggaggtggagcgAATTAGTAGCGACCTCCACGTATAGCCACTGCCCCTCCTAGCTCTCCCACTTGTTCCGCACCGAGAGCGTGATGAACGCCTAGTGCCGCGTTTGATGGATCCGGCAGTAGCATCCGCCCACCATGCAGGCTTGGAGGGCAGCGCCCAGGCCCTGGACGCCGAGGGTGAATGGTAGAGGCTAAAGAAGTGGCGGAAGAGTTCCACCGATGGCTGCACACCGATGAACATCTCACACGCATCATCTGACGGTGCATTTAATGCACCCGCCCTACCACAACCGGGCGAGGCCCGTGAGCGGCGCACCTTCCTCGTGAAACAATATGATTACGGGGGAGGCGTGCTCTGAGATGGCGCGTCGACCGGGAGCCTTCGCTCCCAGGTCATGTTGTGCCATCTGGCGATGGGCAGAGTGGTGGCCCCGCCACTCCACCTCGCGACACATCGGATAGACATGAAGAGGAGCGCCTGCGGCCCTGGGAAACGCACAGGAAACACCCCTGGCGATACATAGAGCTCGGGAAAGACCTCGGAGCATCCCAGGGTCCCTCAAGGAGGGCCCCGGGTGACGACAGTCCTGGCCCACGATGCAGGACCCTGCCTGGCGGGAGGGCACCACTTGCAGGCCGGCGCCCCTCATCAGGTGCCGCGTTCACACTTAAGGTGGTAAGCCTCTTCCTGGGGCATAGGGGAAAGGCTATAAATAGAATAGATAGGCAATGTGTAAAGGGATCCAATCGACCCGAACTCAGATTCAGCTGAATACTACCACTAGctccatacaggacatagggtgttATGCTCACAACAGCCCCAACCAGTCTAAACCACCTTGTCTCCTGATCATCACACGGCGGAATCCTACTGCATGTTACACCCCTGCCGAATCTCTAAACGGTGGTTCCTATGAATTCCTGCTTGCGGTACTCACCCACCGACAGTTGTCCTTCGGAGCCAGTGGGAGAAGAAGGATCATTTGGCAAAGCTACTTCTTGCATTTTCTTTAATCTCAAAGTGtctttctttctcctttgcCTCTCCTTGTGTACAACATCATTTATGGGTTTGCACATTCCAAATATCAAGTTGAATATCTTTCTTAGTGGAGAGGGGGGCTTTTCCCAGTTCATCTCCCTAGAGCCACCTCGTCGAGAATGGGAGCGAgaaggaggtggtggagcaCTAGGAGCATGTGAACAAGCATTAGGGGCAGCCACATCATCACCTTGATCAGCAGCTTGCTGCCTTCTGCCTTGCTTGTATCGCTTGAGCTAGAGTGGGTCCGTAATGATAGTCCTTCTTAATGTCAATGGGAGTATGCACATAATCACACTCAAATCTCTTGTTTGTTTTTTGATCAATCATGTACATGAGATAAGCACCATAACAACAACAACACTTTTGAGGTAATTCCAAAATGGACATGATTTCCTCCCAAATATAGTCAAACATACTAAACTCCGGCTCACTAGGACATAGAGCAAGCAATAAATTTTTGCCAAATGCTGAGATGTTGTGAGCATCACCCTCTCTTGGAGCAAGTGTCTTCCGAAAGAACTTGATGAGATAGCCACAGAAAGGAATTAAGCCTTTAGGTCCACCATACTCCCACTCCCTGCTAGGCAAATACATGTCCTTCATGTCTTCTTTGGGAAGATGTGACCCGATATGGATCCTGTTGCGCCCATAGTCAGCTTTCCCAAACCCAAACATAGCAGCAAATTCAAAATAATTGATCTTTTACCATTTGCCTTTGGTTATCCAATGGACCCATCTCACATCTTCTTCCTTCTCAAAATAGTAAGTGGCATAGAATTGAGCAATGATCTTATTGTTCCAATCATATTTGAATCCCATTGTTTTGTACACATGCTTTtatcagggatagatcccctgggtaccgcaaggaagctacccgtgaggaaaaagaagtccgattcctactaggattccactgtaatcctattaggactcataccttataATCTTACTagaactcctaccttgtaatcctactagcaACCCCGTCccctaggatatataaaggagggcagagATACCTAAATAGGCACAGAGAGAACCAAAAGAGAGCAGCCAAAAGGTAACTCAActcccaagcgcagggcgcaatatacaataccctaaaataggacgtagggtattacgctactctagcggtccgaacctgtctaaatttatgtcttgtgtccttgcgttcaccttcaagttccagatcagGCGATCCCTccccaaataatcacctaccttagggtatccctaggtaagccgacggtaaaaacaccgatagttggcgcccaccgtggggccgatcgtcgcgatcattgggcgaatttgaaggacctcttcatcaacatcaatccactcaaggtggcggattgctacttcgtacatatgcatcggcagatcgattcatcgagttcgagatcggatccttcagtgaatggctacatcgacctcgactactcggctcgacttcaccttgcgctgcaacatcgatgcaccgcggccgccgacctcaacgacccggttcaactttgTCTTGTGCCGTAATGTCCGCGCACAGCAGCGACAAGTTTGACTACTTTGACTTcgcgagaaggctcggcggcCAGCCGGCGATCACTTCGaattcgcgaggacgatcggcggcccaccgacgactacttcgactacgcgtcttgactagaaactagtcgagggcgagcctcacagcaacgactacaaACCTAGCATACTAGTTGGATTTTTGAAAAATCTATCCTATACCACTCAAGCATCCAGCAATTCAAGGCAAGCACCATATTTAGTATATTTAGCTCATACCTTACAAAAATTTTTAAGATCACTTGACATCGAGTCAAATAGATGAAGGTATCAACCAAATATCTAAAGGCACACTAAAAACTTGAAATTGCTTGATGCTAAACATGCACACACTAGCATGTAGAGGGCCTAGATGCAAAGATCAATGCATATACACATGAGTTGTACATACCTTGGCCCTTCAGATCCCTTATCCTTCACAATTGAAGGATTTCATATTTAAGCTTGCACTTATGTACCATTTGTACCACTTGAGATCTCTTTCTTGATAAATTATGAGAAGCTCACAAGAACAAGAGATAACCAGTAGTAGTACAAGCTCTAGCTTTATGTTTGATAGCTTTTGAATGTGGAAGGGAATGAGCTACCAAACAATGAAGCCTAATAACATGGACTAAATTCCTCACAAAGGTATGATGCACACATATATGTGGAAGGCAAGTAAATGTGCATCTTTTGATCAATTAAGACCAAATAAGGAATTTAAGCTAtattatggagagtagccacaCGTAGAGGTGAACAACCCGAATTAGAGTTCAAAAATACCTTTTCATGTTGGATTGATGACCTTGAAGTCAAGTAGCATACTCACGATAAAACCTCGTTGTTTCAAGAATATATTTCCATTTACTCTACACACATAGAGACTTGAAAGAAAGGTTAAATCTAATGACACAAGATATGAAATTAGTTCCCCTATAATATGCGCATCAAGGATGGAAAACTTGAGATATGCACTTTTTTATCACGGAAGACACTAGAGGAGGCTAATTTCATATTTTGGTTAAGAAAACAAAAATATTAAGACAAATGAAAATAGGTCAAGAAATGATCACTGTGCTTTGTTATGTGAATATCAAGCATTGGAAACAAATTTCATTTAAACATATAACAAGTTAGCCTTTATTATATATCAGTCTTGCCCATCATATAGAATCCGGAACTTCCGGAATTGAGAAGCCGGAACTTTCTGGTTTACTTGTACTCCTGTGACTGAGTGGTGatttgtcggaagttccgacgtGGGGTTGGAAGTTCCGAGGAATAAAAGAATTCGAACCCGAGGACCCTTGATCGGAACAATGATGATACCGCCGATGGACGTCAGAAGTTCCGATatagtgtcggaagttccgatggTAGCTTATCTTCTCCAAAAAGACTAATTTTGATGAAGAATAAGTTTGGAGAATTTAAGAGATAAGGTTTGTAGATTCTCCTGTATCATCAAGAAAACACTAGCTCCACCACATATCTTCTTAAGGGCATCATGGGTTACATTATATAAATTTCTTAAATTGACACAAGAGGCTAAGTAGATCCTATACTTGACATCATACAAAGCAATCTCAGATATAGGAAGCTAGATAACTACGGGAAGGTACTTGTTACCAGAGATGATTGAAGTATAACATAGATTAATTACATTTCGTCTTCGGCAATTTTTTAAGATGAGAGATGAGAAAATCAAACTTGAGATAATATTGAAATGATAAAACTCTTCTCAAGTTTTGCCAAGTCTCCAATGCCTCTCTAAGTACTTGCTAATTCTCTCAAGCACATTTTGGTACCCAAGTTGTGTTGGGTCCATAAAGGTTAGTCAACAAAGATTTGGGGACCCAAATGGCTTTCGGGTGAGTAGTCAATGACTTTATCATCCTACCAGCACAAGCGTCATCATGGAACCTCCTAAGATGTACATGAATATTGTTGATCAAGTTAGGCTTACAAGTGTTACTATTTGGACAATCCTTATCAAGATATCCATTTCCTCAACATGTGTAACACACTTTTAGCTTGAGATTGCTTGCTGACTTGTTCTCATTGTTTCTGATATCCTTCCTCTCTAAGTACTTTTATTGAGCTTTCTTGAAACCTTTGTTCAGCTTGTAGTGGTGCTGCACTATCAAACCCGGAACTTCCGGTATTTTTGACTTGCATGGACAGGTTGCAATTTTGTATCCCTTTTTACAACACCCAAAGCATCTTATCTGAGGAAAGACTTCTTTGTCTCTTGGAGACTGCTTGATTGAGCACATTGAAGCGTAATGTCCCATGCTGGAGCATTTGAAGCACTTGATATGATCTAGATTCTTCTTTGCTTGAGGCTTGCTCTTATGAGACTTGTGTGCTTTGTTGCAGGAGCTGTGCATAGTTGATTCCTTTTCAAGCTTCTTCACCATATTCCCACGGTTATCTTGAGAAGGTTATGCATCGCTCTTGCCATTTATCCTTGTCATGTCTTTCAAGAGTCTCTTAGCCTTTTTGTTAACTACTTTATTCATTTGAACTAGGTCATTATTACAATCTTCTACAGTCACTTGCTCAAACCAAGACGGTCTTTCTTTCTTGCCATTATGTGAGCAAATATTATCAATTGGTTGAAATGATTTTATCATTGTGATCACGATCTAATGAGCTACCTTTAGCATGGCATATGATTTTACAAGCCTTTCATTAGAGCACTTGAGCTCCATAGGATAAGCTTGCAAATCTATATACTTACTAGTGAGCTCATCCACTTGAGTTGTGAGAGCTTGATCCTTATTTTCTACTAGAGCAAGAGATTTGATTTCTTCATCTTTGTTACTTAGAAACTTTCTTTGTATTTCAATCTCTTGATCTTGCTTCATCACCTTTTTCATCATCTCAATGATTGTTTCTCTACTTTTCTTGTTCATCTTTCCAAGcttaagcttaaattcattatcatcatcatcatcatcatcactatcactATCTGAATCAGATTAATCTTCGGATATGGCCATAAAGCACCGATGATGATCATAATATGACTAAGCAGAACTGGCAGAAGCGGACTCATCATTTGGTTGCTGTCTTTCAGCCTCTCTGCCAGAACCGGAACTTCCAGGTTCCATATCCGGAACTTCTGGATATACAGCATCAGTGAAATCTCTGCCTACATAATCTTTGCCTTCTTGAATCTTGCATGCTATCATCTAGGTTCAGtttctgatgatgatgatgtgcaACCCTCAGTGGACTCACTAACTTCTTATATTTGAACATCATATTTAGCCTCATCATATTTATCCTTGAGAGTGGCCCAAATAAGATGTGCATCATGATGTATTTCTTTCATCTCAAAGATAGCTATTGTAACACAAGCATTGAGTTGCATATGATCCAACTCCTCTTAAGTGATATTGGCCCAATCGATATGGTCAATATCAAACTTTGGAGGAAGAATGCTAGCAACTAAAATATGCTCAACATTTGGACTCATGGTCCTAAAAGCATTAAGTACATGAGCAGACCAAGAAACGTAGTACAAGTGGCTCAAAGAATACCTTATTAGGTGTGGACATCTTTTTCCATGGCAGTTAAGCTTTGATGTGAAGCGTCGCTTGATACCAAATGAAAGGACCGTGATGTCGTCTAGGGGGTGAATAGGAGCACCTACAATTTTCACTCTAAAGCAACGGATAAAATTCACTGCCTGCCAAAACCGGAACTTTCGGTTTTACAAATCCGAATTTGAGCAGAGCAGTAGGTGAACTCGGAACTTCCAGGTTTTACAAACCGGAACCTCCGGGTTCACTGAGAGCAGAGTGAACACAACAAATCGAATGCGAGTAAATGGATACAAGTTCAAACCCTAATGTAGAAGAGACTCAATAAAGCTTCTTGAGCAGGTCCACACAGTTCCTGCACACAAATCAAAACAATCTCTCCAAGACAACAAATGTCGAATGGAGAGCTTCTCAAATCCATAAGATAATATTAAACACAATTGAGACAAGGATTTTTACCGCAGTTCGGATTCACTGCATGCGCTACAAGCTCAGTGAATCCTACTCTCCGTTTGAGGTGCTCTGTGAAGCCGCCTCACCAAGACGCTGCACAAGCACACCTTAGCCTTCACTATCTTGATTACCTTCCTTTGCGGAGGTGGAAACTCGACCTTTACAaactttgaatgaaatccacTTCTAGTTCAAATCACCATCATCTTTGAATGAAATCCACTTCTAGTTCAAATCACTATCTTTACAATATAATTCTAGAAAGATTGATACTTGCTAATATGAACACCATACATGACCAAGATTCTTCAAGTTGAATCCAAAGAAAGTTTCTTCACCCTAGCATTGGTTCCTCAGCACAAACCCATTGCCCTTCTCCGAGCTTAGTCTCTCGAAACACTATCCCGGATTCCAATCCTTCATCCTTGCGTCACATAGAGCTCCATAAAAGTTTGTATCACAATTAAATCATCCATAAAATCCATTCTTCATTATTCTTTGCAACTTATATCTTCTATTGATAGATTGTCCATTTCTTTACAAGAAATTCCCTTTTAGTGCTATATTTTTGTCAAAAAGCTTCATTTGGATATGAAAATAAATAGTTATCATCAAACACGTGACTCCGTATAGTATTCGTTGCTACTTGTGAATATCATCACATTAATCATAGCCTAGTCACAAGTCTTGTCATATGATCCTTTTATTTTTACTTCAATATCTTTCATCACAAATATTCCATTGATATGGCAATCAATTCCTGCTCATATGCTCAACAAGATGATTAGTTCTTTAATCGTGGTGTTATTCAATTCACCAAAACctattaggggcctagatgcccTTTCAGGAGGTCGCATGGAGCAAAGGATCGTGGGGCGAAGAGGGCGAAGGAATGGAACAAGCTCGTTCGGGTTTTTTCGCGGAGCAAGTCCGAGCGAATATTCGCTCATTGGGATGGCTCGCTTCCTATATCCATGAACCAAACAAAGAACGAAGCCGCTCCATTCCGGTTGGCTCCTCAACCATAACACGACCCAGGGGAATCACCCCGCGCCGGTCCAAGGCTTAGCCTTTGGTTCCGCATTGTTGGTTACACAGAATTTTGTAAGTTGACGAGTGACATTAAATTCTCCTCTTATGCTATACAATGGAAAAACTTCCATATCATGACGAAGTGGAATCGATGGAAATTTTTTGGCATCTTCTCAATTTGAAAGTTTGTCGGATTAAATCAGCTTTCCATCCGATAGCAATTATTGAACTGATCAACACATCAACTCTTGCATGAGTATATGAGATAGGACCAGTTTGGTGGAGCTCCAGCTGATTCTAACTCTATAAAAGCTGATTCTGTGAGGCTGAAAGTGATTCTAACTCTATGAAAGCTGATTCTATGAGAGCTGAAAGTGATTCTTTATGATTCTTTAAGATTAACTTCATCAAAAATAGATTCAGTGTGAGAAATAAATCAGGAGAAGCTACTTTTTCATCTCCAAGCTTCTTAGGATTTTTGGTAAAGCTCCATCTGATTCTGATTCTCTGTGGGAGCTGATTCTCCGAGAGAAGTGATTGTCTGGCATAAACTCTTAAAAtcaggatggagaatcactCCACAGAATCAGGAGAATCTATTTTTTTCTCCCAACCTCTTAGTGCATTTTACATAATCAGCAGAGAGTCACTTCTCTCTGGAAAAGTATTTAGCAGAGCTCCTGTTGGATTCAGCGGAGAATCAGTTCTGACAGCTCTACCAAACACATGATTAATTTATTTTGGAGAATTACTCTACAGAATCAGCATAAATCACTTCTTAAAAAAAACTGTTTGGTAGAGCTTCTTCTAAATTTAGCCAAAAAGCTGGTCTAGGAGCTCTGCCAAATAGGATAGTACCTTCCATTCCTTGCCCATCAACAAATCATTTCCTTATATTAGCCTTTCATCCTCTCACCGGACGTTCACCCGACCAATATTGGCTTCTCATTTACCCTGTGATCCTTTTGCAGACTCTTAGCACGGATGTCAACAAAAGTGGACGGTCTTTGACCTGTCTTGCGTGCGCAAGAACAGACGTGAATTTTTTTCCCTTTTGAGCTCATCCTGTATGTTTTTTTTTTATCATGTGAGAACTTGTGCTTCGCAAGGCCAGTGGATCACCTCTAGTGAGCTTCACTACTTCAGGATGCACGTCCAGTTCTCATTCCCACCCAGACCAGTGCCTAAGATCAGGAATGCGTGCGAGACTTGCACACGTCCCACCCAATTTTCGTTGCGGTGAAATGGATTGCTAACAAATCGATACAGGCCACGGTCCAGACAAATGCCACCACAGAGGCAGCACCCATGGCCCGTCAAGCAACCGAACAAATCCAGCCGGCCGGGCTGCCGGGGCACGGCGGATCCGCCGCGACCTAACCTACCCCTCCCGGCCGCACATTGCCGTCGCCTTGGATCCTAGCACGCCGAGGGGGAACAAAACCACGTGCTCGCTCCATACGCGCACGCGGTGCTATCTCGAGAGCCCCCATGGCCCCAGCCGGCTGCGAACAAAAACGCTGCAGCAGAGCAGGCGCCGCCCCGGATCTCGAAGCGGCGCGTGCGCGCCACCGCGCGCGAGACAGGGGTCCCCGATCCGGCGGTGGCATGTTTTCCGGGACGCCAACTTTTTCCGTGCCCGCGTGGTAGCTGAGCGGAtggcgatggcgacggcgtGCGTGCGGGCGGGCGTGCCTGGTCGTCCGGGTTTGGGGGGCGGGACCGCTTTGACCTTCGAGGCGCGGTCATGTGCTGCGCTGGGGTGCCGGCCGAGCGCCGTCGTGCCGGGCGGAGGGGGCAGTCGGAGCACGGTGTGCCGTTGCGCGCCGCGCGTTGCACTGATGCACCGTGCCGGGGCCAATCATGAGGCCGAGCTCCGGTCCGGGCCTTTTCTGGTGGATGGCTACCCTTCCCGCCGCAGGGCAGACGCGCGGTCACAGCGCCCGTCGCCATCGCTCCATTCAGTGCCCTCTCGTGTCGTCCAGCTATCCCGTGTCGTACGTCGTGGCGTCGCCCTTCTTATTTCGCCGCGTCCCACCCGGCCGCTGCGTCTCCGAGCTGAGCTCAGCTCGCTGCCATCTCTTGCTGTCCCGTCGTCCAGTTCAGGCTTCAGGCCCCTTCCCGTGTCTGTCACCCAGTGCACAGCCCCATCCTTTGTGTTCCTGCTCTCGTGCAGTTCTAGGAGATGAGGAGATCGTCTCAGGGGATGATGAGCCTGAGCTACGACGCGGGCGGCGGGAGCGGGAGGGGGCTGCTGGCCTGCTACGTCAGGGCGAAGCCGAGGCCGTCCAAGTGGGACGACGCGCAGCGGTGGCTCTCCTCCTCCCGGGCgcccgacgacgaccggcgccGGAGCTCCTGCGCCGACGACCGGCTGCTGCTGCCGTCGGCGTCGCAGAAGGGGAGGCACTCGTGGAGcgccgcggacgccgccgccgccgccgtgcccgcggcggcggggcctggCGCGCGGGACGACGGGGACGCGGAGACGGAGGCGCAGACGAAGAGGGTGGACTCCGTGCTGGCGTACGGGCAGCAGCCGAGGTGCCTCTCGCTGCGGGACATCGGCACGGAGATGACGCCGGCCGGGAGCAAGGAGCCGTCCAGGGCCAACACCCCCCGCGCCACCCTGGCGGCCgacccggcgccggcgccggcgccgtccaCGGCGGGGCGCGCGAGCGGAACCCACGCGTCGCGGTGCCGACCGGACGGCGGATCGCCCCGGGGCCACCCCTGCAAgggcgccgacgccgacgccgaggaGCGCGGGGAAGCCGCGGCGCCGACGGCTGTGTCGCCCGCCGGGGCGTGGGACGCCGCCGAGCGCGCCAAGCACATGGCCAGGTGACCGCCCATCTCTCCCTGTCCTTGTCCGCTACTACCAATGCGCTCTTGCGCTGCTTCCTCTTTCTCGTCCGCACGCTGCCGAGCCATGTGAAGCAACAAACAAAGCGCTACTGCCGCGGCAACAGTCGCCGAGCAGTGCTGGTGCGTGCACCGGCCGGGCCGGCGTCGCCCTGTGTCCCTGACCCTCCAGCGAGTCACCACGCCGACACGCCAGGAAGACCTTTCGCAGCTTGTCCTGTACTGCGCGTGCTGACGACGCCACTCTTTTTTCACAGGTACCGGCGCGAGGAGATGAAGATACAGGCCTGGGAGAACCGGCGGCGGCAGAAGGccgagctggagatgaagatgaCCGAGGTACAGTACGATCGTGTTCCAGTCTCATCAACCTGCAGATTTAAATGGACTTGCCGAACAGCACAGGGCGAACAGCCCTGAGCATTCTGCTGCTTTGGACAATGAGAAACGGCTTGGTTTTGCT
Coding sequences within it:
- the LOC112902022 gene encoding remorin 4.1-like, yielding MRRSSQGMMSLSYDAGGGSGRGLLACYVRAKPRPSKWDDAQRWLSSSRAPDDDRRRSSCADDRLLLPSASQKGRHSWSAADAAAAAVPAAAGPGARDDGDAETEAQTKRVDSVLAYGQQPRCLSLRDIGTEMTPAGSKEPSRANTPRATLAADPAPAPAPSTAGRASGTHASRCRPDGGSPRGHPCKGADADAEERGEAAAPTAVSPAGAWDAAERAKHMARYRREEMKIQAWENRRRQKAELEMKMTEAKAERMKLRAREKTASKLASAQAAAREKRAAAEAKLSRRAARVGDKADVLRRTGHLPSSSSTGFSLKLPLMCS